A DNA window from Argopecten irradians isolate NY chromosome 10, Ai_NY, whole genome shotgun sequence contains the following coding sequences:
- the LOC138333244 gene encoding uncharacterized protein — MRVDLLSLAFMCGVILQYGQTAATRVRRDKGGKGCKSRGGRNEIWNSNKYKYCSYDHVLSNMFYREREILNSPVINREIAKLEKYKVWNVTDDPNILPTRQLQDYLEQNLRHKRSTSSCCETTWTCISPEQVSYGGTTYDVYQPADGYQLLFLGQCGAGETCDFGKCVEEDNYHTWIIIIAHDVAYDPPILFVPIQFNNFCYCATI; from the exons ATGAGAGTTGATTTGCTGAGCTTGGCCTTCATGTGTGGGGTCATTTTGCAGTACGGACAGACAGCAGCTACAAGGGTTCGCAGGGATAAAGGCGGTAAAGGGTGCAAAAGTCGAGGTGGCAGAAACGAAATCTGGAACTCCAACAAATACAAATACTGCAGCTACGACCACGTCCTCTCCAACATGTTTTACAGAGAAAGGGAAATTTTGAATAGTCCAGTGATAAATCGTGAAATAGCTAAACTGGAAAAATACAAAGTGTGGAATGTAACCGATGACCCGAACATCCTTCCTACGCGACAACTACAAGATTACCTTGAGCAGAATCTTAGACACAAACGGTCCACCAGCTCTTGTTGTGAAAC aACATGGACGTGCATTTCTCCCGAGCAAGTTTCATATGGCGGAACGACATACGATGTCTACCAGCCTGCAGACGGATATCAGTTGCTGTTTCTTGGTCAATGTGG GGCCGGGGAGACATGTGACTTCGGTAAATGTGTAGAAGAGGATAACTACCACACTTGGATTATCATCATTGCTCATGATGTCGCCTATGATCCGCCAATCCTCTTCGTCCCTATACAATTCAATAACTTCTGCTACTGTGCTACAATATGA
- the LOC138333247 gene encoding neurogenic locus notch homolog protein 1-like codes for MASSLVKIRNPVFVLTNKPTLLLTGSTMNALFGITLIGLAAICQAFLVADRNECTTNSDCQANVECCVSDYHGHYCAPYQNETDPCHRPGHTAYVYKCGCRPGLTCEHVNLHTGTVTPSNDPLTGVEGAIENAGLGFCSGSAH; via the exons ATGGCATCGTCCTTGGTAAAGATAAGGAATCCCGTCTTCGTCCTTACTAACAAGCCGACGCTACTACTAACAGGTTCCACCATGAATGCTCTTTTTGGAATTACACTAATTGGGTTGGCTGCAATATGTCAG GCTTTTTTGGTGGCTGATAGGAACGAGTGTACCACAAACAGTGACTGCCAGGCGAATGTAGAGTGTTGTGTGAGTGACTACCACGGACATTACTGTGCCCCTTACCAGAACGAAACTGATCCCTGCCATCGGCCAGGCCATACCGCCTATGTGTACAAATGTGGCTGCAGACCAG GTCTGACATGCGAACACGTGAACTTACATACCGGGACAGTTACCCCTAGTAATGATCCTCTGACTGGTGTAGAAGGGGCTATAGAAAATGCAGGTCTCGGTTTCTGCTCCGGCAGTGCCCACTGA
- the LOC138332561 gene encoding uncharacterized protein — translation MTLLLVVVTLIELVITVKPTLGQAVRSFEVDSRNLPDETKPGMYETLIERLEKQEAALRHLQITLVEASKETHNKNQQIEHLNSMLSEIMVKLGEKDNQVEKLENELREIRKKLYVEHPTEPISDVTKSLRGLHPHGSHEDVTHKDSLLAVDGFQQQRDKRELYNQYIETQEKQGRTAGAVAFSASIHGDHVVNKHEVLVFGDELVNEGSGYNRGDGIFTVPQSGVYVFTWSITAGTHSETIKTDIYTNLMQNGFPVGNIDSDSDEHNFGSATGVVVLRCSYGDHVYVRTDSPGKVNSDYQAKSTFSGWLLF, via the exons ATGACACTGCTTTTGGTGGTTGTTACACTCATCGAACTCGTAATTACAGTCAAACCAACACTAGGACAAGCTGTCAGGTCGTTTGAAGTGGAcag CAGGAACCTTCCAGATGAGACAAAACCAGGAATGTACGAGACCCTCATAGAGAGACTCGAAAAACAAGAAGCTGCTCTTCGTCATCTTCAGATTACATTGGTGGAAGCATCCAAGGAAACGCATAATAAAAACCAGCAAATTGAACATTTGAACAGTATGTTAAGCGAGATAATGGTCAAGCTAGGCGAGAAAGACAACCAGGTAGAAAAGCTGGAAAATGAACTGAGAGAGATCAGGAAGAAACTATATGTCGAACATCCCACTGAACCTATTTCAGATGTTACGAAGTCTTTGCGTGGTTTGCATCCACACGGTAGCCATGAAGATGTCACACACAAGGACTCACTGCTGGCAGTTGATGGATTCCAACAGCAAAGAGACAAAAGAGAACTATACAATCA gtacatagaaacacaagaAAAGCAAG GGCGAACTGCCGGTGCTGTTGCTTTCAGTGCATCCATACACGGTGACCATGTAGTTAACAAACACGAGGTACTGGTTTTTGGTGATGAGTTGGTGAACGAAGGCTCCGGTTACAATCGTGGTGATGGCATATTCACTGTGCCCCAGAGTGGTGTGTATGTCTTCACTTGGTCGATAACAGCGGGTACGCATTCAGAGACTATTAAGACAGATATATATACCAACTTAATGCAAAATGGCTTTCCAGTAGGTAACATCGACTCCGATTCGGACGAGCACAATTTTGGAAGTGCAACTGGCGTAGTTGTTTTGAGATGCTCGTATGGCGACCATGTTTATGTACGCACGGATTCTCCTGGGAAAGTCAACAGTGACTACCAAGCAAAATCAACTTTCTCTGGTTGGCTTTTATTCTAA
- the LOC138333248 gene encoding uncharacterized protein encodes MKLVIACFVLSVISLSQAFLLDDLFGPAPTHCATDADCTNDGCCLYDGIRHTCSHKTISYLQRCHLNGHEYSSCGCADGYHCESLDHLSLAIESSNIPPGYGVCEHGAGNRTTAKPPLIAVEQG; translated from the exons ATGAAGCTCGTGATAGCTTGCTTTGTTCTATCCGTAATTAGTCTCAGTCAG GCCTTTTTACTTGACGACCTGTTCGGCCCAGCGCCTACCCACTGTGCAACAGATGCTGACTGTACCAATGACGGGTGTTGTCTCTACGACGGAATCCGTCACACATGCTCACATAAAACAATTAGCTACCTTCAAAGATGTCACCTGAACggtcatgaatattcatcatgTGGATGTGCTGATG GCTATCACTGCGAGTCACTGGACCATCTCAGTTTGGCTATTGAATCTTCTAACATCCCTCCCGGATATGGAGTGTGCGAACACGGAGCTGGAAACCGAACAACTGCCAAACCTCCACTCATCGCTGTCGAACAGGGTTAA
- the LOC138333246 gene encoding uncharacterized protein, protein MDIAIVVSILVFMTISSVWSKKWHTNNRKCKRCDWFKANCYRTNDDFIKLNCYQGLFKTKEQLHKAIDELNSPCRHGIEARSVLVYGERSCPYCRLEKKYGEAIKVINIGNNHNNNRIFGNIGNHPCCSTKYSLVSPTILIDPETGTQYTVAKYNNGLQWIWFGRCENKNAPCYNGGTCYELWDFPTEILVENPGNTPPYIFKEYHYPRQCVCSQ, encoded by the exons ATGGATATAGCCATTGTGGTCAGTATATTGGTGTTTATGACAATTTCCTCGGTCTGGTCAAAGAAATGGCACACAAATAATAGGAAATGCAAACGTTGTGACTGGTTCAAAGCAAACTGTTACAGAACGAATGACGATTTTATTAAATTGAATTGCTATCAGGGTCTGTTTAAGACAAAAGAACAACTACACAAAGCCATTGATGAACTCAACTCTCCCTGTCGACATGGTATCGAGGCTCGTAGCGTCCTTGTTTACGGGGAAAGAAGCTGTCCTTATTGTCGATTGGAAAAGAAATACGGAGAGGCAATAAAAGTGATTAACATTGGAAACAATCACAATAATAATAGAATTTTCGGGAATATTGGAAATCATCCCTGCTGCAGCAC TAAATATTCTCTTGTTTCTCCGACCATTTTGATCGACCCGGAGACAGGAACACAGTACACAGTAGCCAAGTACAACAATGGATTACAGTGGATCTGGTTCGGTCGCTGCGA aAACAAAAACGCCCCTTGTTACAATGGCGGAACTTGTTACGAGCTGTGGGACTTCCCGACAGAAATACTGGTGGAAAACCCGGGGAATACCCCACCTTACATATTCAAAGAGTACCACTATCCTCGGCAGTGTGTCTGTAGTCAGTGA
- the LOC138333249 gene encoding immediate early response 3-interacting protein 1-like — protein MAFGLYSLIEAVILCLNAVCVLHEERFLAKIGWGTDQRGFGEDPSMKTQLLNLIRSIRTVMRIPLIGINVMVIGFKLILG, from the exons ATGGCTTTCGGTTTGTATTCACTAATAGAAGCCGTTATACTTTGTTTAAATGCGGTATGTGTCCTTCACGAGGAGCGATTCCTTGCCAAAA TTGGTTGGGGAACAGACCAAAGGGGATTCGGTGAAGATCCAAGTATGAAGACTCAACTTCTAAATTTGATACGATCAATAAGGACAGTGATGAGAA taCCACTGATAGGAATAAATGTGATGGTAATTGGATTTAAATTAATACTTGGATAA